The proteins below come from a single Nanoarchaeota archaeon genomic window:
- a CDS encoding S1 RNA-binding domain-containing protein, with translation MRTLKEWPDPEDYVVCTISELNPNSAVVVLDEYEGKKGMVHVSEVANTMVRDIRRFVKIGEKEIAKVLFVDPQRGYVGLSLKRVKPSIRREKILEFKNEKKAEKFLNFAAKEMKKTITDAYEKAGYPLMEKYGGLLYPAFECAKTGGKDALINDGVPTDWAAAIADIAEKNIKEKEVVKTLILSLESFAPNGVVAIKNALEIKDKKGVEIKYVSAPKFKLTVSGPDYPAVEARIAKIIKNAEEIMKKAGGEVKVEEVAAQ, from the coding sequence TTGAGAACATTAAAAGAATGGCCCGATCCTGAAGATTATGTTGTATGCACAATATCTGAATTGAATCCGAACTCTGCAGTTGTGGTTCTTGACGAATATGAGGGTAAAAAAGGAATGGTGCATGTGTCAGAAGTCGCAAATACAATGGTCCGCGATATCCGGAGATTTGTAAAAATCGGCGAAAAAGAGATTGCAAAAGTCCTTTTTGTCGATCCTCAAAGAGGTTATGTCGGCCTTTCGCTTAAGCGCGTCAAGCCATCAATTCGGCGCGAAAAGATACTTGAGTTTAAGAACGAAAAAAAAGCCGAAAAATTTCTGAATTTTGCGGCAAAGGAAATGAAAAAGACAATAACTGATGCTTACGAAAAGGCAGGTTACCCTTTGATGGAAAAATATGGCGGCCTTCTTTATCCTGCTTTTGAATGCGCAAAAACAGGGGGCAAGGACGCCCTTATAAATGATGGTGTTCCTACCGATTGGGCAGCGGCTATTGCCGACATTGCAGAGAAAAACATAAAGGAAAAAGAGGTTGTAAAGACGCTGATACTTTCACTTGAATCATTCGCTCCGAATGGAGTAGTCGCGATAAAGAATGCCCTTGAAATAAAGGATAAAAAAGGCGTGGAAATAAAATATGTGAGTGCCCCGAAATTTAAGCTCACAGTTTCAGGACCGGATTATCCGGCGGTCGAGGCGCGCATTGCAAAAATCATAAAAAACGCCGAGGAGATAATGAAAAAAGCCGGCGGCGAAGTCAAGGTCGAGGAAGTCGCAGCTCAGTGA
- a CDS encoding ribosome biogenesis protein produces MNSIRFCRKCKEYTMKDTCSVCGSATIDPKPPKFSPLDKWGKWRRKSRDMCNSTIE; encoded by the coding sequence ATGAATTCAATCCGTTTTTGCAGGAAATGCAAAGAATACACCATGAAAGATACTTGTTCTGTGTGCGGGTCTGCAACAATAGATCCCAAGCCTCCGAAGTTCTCGCCGCTTGATAAGTGGGGGAAGTGGAGGAGGAAAAGCAGAGATATGTGTAATTCAACTATTGAGTAA
- a CDS encoding GTP-binding protein — protein sequence MSVDDEIQKILDEIDKTPSNKATQGHLGKLKAKLAKLEDEKDMRKKKRSGTSTISYAVKKAGDATAVLVGFPSVGKSTLINKVTNAESKVAAYEFTTLDIIPGMLEYNGAKIQILDIPGIIEDASFGKGFGKKVLSVARNANLILLVVDAAIKPRLQIDILKKELQNIGIRFNQKKPDVLIETKPYGGVTINCAMKLTKISEDMIIAIMNEYNLRNADILIKSDITPEELIDVITANRIYLPLVIVANKVDAVENIESVRKEIGEDCVFISADKGIGLEELKKKMFENLGIIRINLKQPGKPADMKQPLILRKNSTVMGVCEHIHKDLAKNFLVAHIWGKSVKFAGQQVGAKHIVFDGDIVEIVMRK from the coding sequence ATGTCCGTAGACGACGAAATCCAGAAAATCCTTGATGAAATAGATAAGACTCCTTCAAATAAAGCAACGCAGGGGCATCTCGGAAAGCTCAAGGCAAAGCTTGCGAAACTAGAAGACGAAAAAGATATGCGCAAGAAGAAAAGATCAGGAACGAGCACAATCAGTTATGCTGTCAAAAAAGCCGGGGATGCGACGGCAGTTCTTGTCGGATTTCCTTCTGTCGGAAAATCAACCCTTATAAATAAAGTCACTAATGCGGAATCAAAGGTTGCCGCCTATGAATTTACGACGCTGGATATCATTCCGGGAATGCTAGAGTACAATGGCGCGAAAATCCAGATTCTTGACATACCGGGCATAATTGAAGATGCTTCTTTCGGCAAGGGCTTTGGGAAAAAAGTCCTATCAGTTGCAAGAAACGCAAATCTTATACTTCTCGTAGTTGATGCTGCAATAAAACCAAGGCTGCAAATAGATATCCTGAAAAAGGAGCTTCAAAACATAGGCATACGATTTAATCAAAAAAAGCCGGACGTACTAATAGAGACAAAACCATACGGCGGAGTAACTATCAATTGCGCGATGAAACTCACAAAAATTTCTGAAGATATGATAATCGCAATCATGAACGAATACAATCTGCGCAACGCAGACATACTGATAAAATCAGACATAACCCCTGAAGAGCTCATCGATGTCATTACAGCGAACAGGATTTATCTTCCATTAGTTATTGTGGCGAATAAAGTAGATGCCGTTGAAAATATTGAATCCGTGCGAAAAGAAATAGGCGAGGATTGTGTATTTATTTCAGCAGACAAGGGAATCGGGCTTGAAGAGCTAAAGAAAAAAATGTTTGAAAATCTAGGAATCATTCGCATAAATCTCAAGCAGCCCGGAAAGCCCGCAGACATGAAGCAGCCGCTGATATTGCGTAAAAATAGCACGGTAATGGGTGTTTGCGAGCACATCCACAAAGACCTTGCAAAAAATTTCTTGGTCGCGCATATCTGGGGAAAATCAGTGAAGTTCGCAGGCCAGCAAGTAGGCGCAAAGCACATCGTTTTTGACGGAGATATTGTCGAGATTGTTATGAGGAAATAA